A region of the Bacillus basilensis genome:
TTTATCTATAATTTCATCTGCATGATTTGTATTCCAATCTAGAGTATCTAATGAACTAATAATTGTTGTCATACCTTCTTGAGAAGCTATCTCTACTATTCTTTCATTACATGCGGCATATGGAGGAGTAAAGAACTTAGGTGTAACTTTAAGTTCTTTAAAAAGGATTTCATTTGTACTTTTTAATTCCCATTTAATATAATCATCCGTTAATCCTCTCATATCAAGATGTGAATACGCATGACTTCCAATCTCATGTCCCTCATCCCTTATCTTTCGAGCTAAATGAGGATATTTATGAATCCAAAGCCCTTCTAAAAAAAACGTGAATTTGCAGTTGTAATTTTTCATAATCTCCAATAATTCTAAAACGTATTGATTTCCCCATGATACATTAATTATGATCGAAATTAAGTATTTATCGGGCTGTCCAAAATATATAGGGTTTATACTCTGGTTCGTATTTCTAAATTGAGAATTCTGTTTAGCAACAATAGGAAAAAAGTCATAAATTTTATTTTTATCCATTACATTCCACACACTTCTTCAATATCATTTTTCATATCCCTCACTATTTCTAAAACTCTTGTCTTATTTTATATGCTTCTATACATCTAAATGATTGGGGGAATTAACCTCATAACATTGCTTATTCCAGTATGCTCTTTATACATATTAGTAAAAGAATACTTAATGATTCGAAGTTTGTGGATTCATATTACAGAATTATCAGGAGGGAAAATAGAAAATTATTCAAGTTACTATACATTAAAAAAACTGAAAAAATCAGGAGAGATTTTAAAAATCGTAAGGAAGAATATTTTAAAATCCCAATATAAATTTAACGTATTCCCCGAAAGAATTCTCCTTCCTCAAGCGTGTGAAGGGCGTAGCCCAACGATAGTGGGAGATGAATTTCGGTTTGGCACAGCCAAACACTTTTGATAAATTAGCCATATGAAGTTCTTTGATAACTTGATATAGAAGGTTGCAGGAAGAAAATAGCGTGCGAAAACCAAGCCATTCGGTTCCTGCGTAAAATATCAACCGTACTAAAAGAGCGACCATGCGTTGGACATCTAGGGGTGGAACACCCCAAAGTAACGCTCAGGGAGACGAAAGGTTACTTTCGTCGCGGAACTGAGAAGCTCCCACTTCAAGCTTTGCTAAGTGGCGAGTAGTTCACATTTGGATAAATAATCATTATTTTAAAGATACACGTATAGTTCTTACACATAACATCAGTAACTGTTACTATAAGAGGCTTGTCCGAAGAGATATAACATACAGTTCTTTCCTTTGACTTGACCGAATAAAACTCAATATTACGTATATAATGTATACACATGGTAATCTTTTTCCTTGGATGAGCAGTTAGCTTTTGCTAGCTGCTCTCTTGTTTGAAAAGAAATTTTCATTACATTCCTTTTCATTTGTGTATAACATTTTCAACCACGTATTATACTATAACTGTAACTTCAAGTTACATATCCGTATTTGTAGGGCCTAATTTCTTTTGTGCAACAAAGTGGTTAGCAAATTAAGCTGACTGCTTTGTTGTGCCAAATAAAGTTAGTATGAGATATTTGCACCCCAATGAATGACTCACATATATTATTATGAGTGCTACACCTCTCTCTCTCAGGGACCCACTTAATAAGAGCACTAATTAAAAGTGCTCTTATTCGTTTTTTTGAATAAATCCCCGAATACTGTTCATACTTTGAATACGCCAGTCTGTAACAATTGATTTCCCCTTTAAAACGGAGCAGTTAACTTTTGCTAGCTGTTCTTTTATTGCTTGCCACTTCAACCCATTCACCATCGTATATTATCCAACCATCATGACCGTACAATTCTTCTTGCCTCTTCCTTTTACCTCGCTCATCGCTTTCGATAACTTCTTTAATTTTTCTTAATTTCAAGAAAAATAACTCTGTTCTTTTTTTATATTAATATATGATAATGATTGCTAGTTAATAAACTTACATAAATGCTTTTAAAAGTTCTTGAACTAACGGAATTATTCCATCTAAAAATTTTAAAACTGCCATTGCGACTTCCATATTCCTTCCTCCCCTTTGTTGCTACTAAGATTTGATTTATCTGTATGTCCTCATCATGGTAATCGCTTACATTTTATCAATACAATTTTATTTGCATATAGAATTGTATCAGGTTTCCTTTAGACTAAACTCCTTCTCTTAGTCTTTTTATATAAAAAACGACCTCTATTACAAATGTGAAGGTCGTTTTTTGATTAAACTTAATTTCATGTTTGGGAGCTCTGACTAACAATTTGGTTCAAAGCCTCTTTTATTGATATAGTAGGGCGACCAAGTAATTTTTCTAAATCATTGCTCTCTACTTCTAATCCACCTTCTCGAATACCCTTTTGTATGTTTACGTACATAGGAATGTAAGCTTCTGGAACCCCTGCTACCCTCATCATGTTGGTGTTGGCATAAGTATCATCATCGGCTTGCTGTACAAGTATTTCTTTCCCAAATACATCTCCAAGAACAGATACTAGTTCCTCTTGCATCATTCATCATTAACTTACCGAAAAGTACGTAAACTATGTTCTCGTGTCCTTCTCCAGTTAATATATTTGCTGCCGGCCTCCGCAAAATCATGTCGAAGTGCCCAGCAGATGTCATCCAAGGTGCTCCTACCATCGCGGCTTTTATGCTTCCGATTTCATTTTTCAAATACCAATTATTTCGTAAAAACGAATACGGAATACCTGTTTTCAAAATAGATTCTTCTCTATTTCACTTCAAATCCTATATGTCCTTATGAAATTGGTACAAATATTAGTTAATTGACTGATGCTTGTACCTTCATCGATTGAGTTCGTTTGTTTTGTTATCTTTCCTTAACAACAAACAAGACGCCACCAAGATCACGGCAGCGCCTACGATAATTACTATTGGTTTAATTCATTTATTTACCTTCACGTCATGTATTTCTTTGCTTCCATACCCCATTCTCTTTACGATAAGTATTTTTTCCACTCATAAAGTCAGCTGTATTACCAGGAATGCTATATCTCTTATTCTTTTTCTTTGCCTTCTTCTTCAACCTTTTCTCTTCTTGAACAGCTTGCAAATCCGCCTTCCATTGTTTCAACAAATCCTTTTCACGTCGCATCGAATTTGTACCCCTTGGATTAAAATATGAATTAATCAGATTCTATTCATTTATATAATCATTTAATCCAAATGTCCATTTTGGACAAAAAAATAGCACCTTACGATTGCAGGTGCTCAAATATATGAAAGGGGGGACTACCCTATACTCCAATATATGCTTGTCCTTATTAAATGTTGCAATATAAAAAGAGTACCTGTCATTAGGTACCCTTCAACAAATAAGTATGGCGCTCCAAGTCTCACCTCATATGATAACTCGTCCCACGATTCATCATATGATTGTCTTATTAGAATGTTCACTGGTTTAATGTGTAATTTCTATACAACAAAGAAAAATTACCCGTTTTGGATGCTTTTCTTATCTATACCTGCGCAACTACTTGAACTACCCCCACTTCTAAACGAAGCGAAAGTGGGGATAGTTCAAAAAGTTCACTTCCGTATAACTTGTCCAATATTGTTTACACTACAACTGCAACTTAAAGTTACACATCATTACATGTAGGGCCTAATTTCTTTTGTACAATAAGTAATTAGTTAATTGAGCTAGCTACTTTGTTGTGTCAAATATAGTTTTTATCACTTTAGCCAAGAAGACTCCTTCCTCAAGGAACGCGAAGTGAGTAGGTGGGAGATGAATTGGCTAAAATGATAAAAAGTTTACTTTCGTAAAACAAAAAAGGGAACCTATTCAATAGGTCCCTCATTTTTATTCTATATTTTAATTTTTTTAAATTGCTAGATATAAAATTGTATATAGTATTGTTCCTAACATTATCTACACGCATCTCGTGCAAAGCACCAACATAACACGAACAAACCTCCCCTTCATTAGACAAACGATATTCAACCATTTCAATCCAGAGATTTTGGACAAACTCATCCTTTTAATCGCGTTTCTTCTTACGAAAATAAGTGTTTGTTTCCATAGGTGGTTCGGGAGTCATAGAATCACTTTCTTCCTCAGCTTTATTATTCTGTTCTTTCCCCTAAAATTCCAATATCCCCATAACTTCCTTCGTAAATAGTTTAAAATCGGTTAAATGCTTTTCAATAATTTGACGAACAATATCTAAATTTACACTTTGATAATCATGAACAGCAATATTACGAAATCCAACCATCGCCTTTAACTTATTTGCTAGCTCTGCGCTAAGTAATCCTGCTGTAACCAATAAATCAAAAGCCTCTCGACTAGATTGAGGTAGTCCTAATTTTTTCCCAGCAACAATATGCATCGCTAAATCAATACTCGCTTCACAAGCTCTTTGTATATTCAATATTATTGAATCTTGCTTTGTAAAGTCCTCTAAATTTTCAGGGTCATTTCCATACACATCTTGGATTCTTTTTATACAACGCTCTATTGTAGAAATTTTATTTAAAATAACCTCATTCTTCATATATAGAACCTCTTTTCTTTATATCATCAAATACTATCTGGCGTTCCTCATTCAATTTTGAATACATTTTTAAGGTTTTCATTTCAAAAATAGCCTTACGTTCTTCATCCGAACAAAATATCGTCTTTCCTGTATGTATAATCTGAGCTTGAAAAACTGTAGAAGCTTCGGATAAATCAACTAAATCAACATCTTTATGAACAATGTTAGCTAACTCTTGTGCTAATAAAAAACGTTCATAGTTCCCTAAAGTTGTGTCACTTACATAAGCTATATCAATATCACTATCTTCTCGTTCTCTGTTCTCAGCCGTTGATCCAAACACAATTATCCAATAGGGATTCACCGTCTCTTGTAATTTTTCTATAATAGCTGTTATCATGCTTTGAAAAATCATTAAATTAATCCCCCTTAGTATACTTGAATTTTATTATATCATAACCATTATATAACCTTTTCAGCTACGTAGTATGATACATTAAGAAAATTAATACACCCTCCTCATTTTATACTTTTATATTATTTTGTTGCAAAACTAAAATATAAACAAAATTTTATATATCAGAAAAACTCATTATATGTAGAATCTCATCTAATTAATCTTAATCCAGATATAATCATCTTCATACTTAACATTTAATTTTGATCGAATTCCCTTCATATAGGCCTCTAATTGTTTTGTAAATTCCTGATCATATCTATTTACGTCTAAATATAACTTAACTATATTTCCTTTCGTTAAATCAAACTCCCATTTCAGAAAATTATGTAGCATATTTTTCTTATTCATGTAATTATTAGCTTCCATATAATCTAGTAATTCGTATAAATTATAGTATACCAAGCTATTTGGTTTAAGTTCTTCACATTTTGGACAGTATTCTCTATATCTATCTTGTAATTGCATAATCATTTCTGTCCCACATTGATTACAGTTATACATGTAGCATTCTCCTTTACTGGATAACCCAATTCATCTCTCTTATGCTCTTCCTACCCTTAAAGTTTAATATTATACTATTTCGCTTTAAAAATATTCCTCTCATGCCACTTAAAATATAAATTTATTCTCTAGGTGAATTTCTATCTTAGCTTTTGGTATTAATCCAAATAGCGAATAATCCGTCTCTACTATTTAAAAGCACTATGAGTATATCGAAGATTTCATCTTTATGCATGAAGGGTATTTTTAATTTTCATAATATTAATATTGTTTAGGATCTACATATGTATTATTATAAATAATGGTATATTAGTAAATTTTTTATATTAATTCTATTCAATCTCTAAAAATATGAGTCTTGGAGGCGTTGTTGTGCGTAAAAAATGGAAAATCGGGCTAATGAGTTCTCTTCTTGCCTGTACAACCTTTACATCTGTTGCATTTGCAGCAGAAAAACCAGTCGACCAACCCAAATGGGAGGAGTGGTTAAACGGACATGCAAAAATATTACATGAACCCACTTCCCAAACAACAGAAGATTTATCATTTCTTAAAGAGGAGGTAAAAGACAAGAGGATTGTTGTACTTGGCGAAAGTACACATGGTGCGAAAGAAATCAATCAATCCAAAATACGAATAATTAAGTACTTA
Encoded here:
- a CDS encoding polysaccharide deacetylase family protein, whose protein sequence is MDKNKIYDFFPIVAKQNSQFRNTNQSINPIYFGQPDKYLISIIINVSWGNQYVLELLEIMKNYNCKFTFFLEGLWIHKYPHLARKIRDEGHEIGSHAYSHLDMRGLTDDYIKWELKSTNEILFKELKVTPKFFTPPYAACNERIVEIASQEGMTTIISSLDTLDWNTNHADEIIDKVNSNLKNGSIILIHPTEVTVKALPNILKLILNRNFNICTVSKLLSL
- a CDS encoding DUF86 domain-containing protein, whose translation is MKNEVILNKISTIERCIKRIQDVYGNDPENLEDFTKQDSIILNIQRACEASIDLAMHIVAGKKLGLPQSSREAFDLLVTAGLLSAELANKLKAMVGFRNIAVHDYQSVNLDIVRQIIEKHLTDFKLFTKEVMGILEF
- a CDS encoding nucleotidyltransferase domain-containing protein — encoded protein: MIFQSMITAIIEKLQETVNPYWIIVFGSTAENREREDSDIDIAYVSDTTLGNYERFLLAQELANIVHKDVDLVDLSEASTVFQAQIIHTGKTIFCSDEERKAIFEMKTLKMYSKLNEERQIVFDDIKKRGSIYEE